The Gemmatimonadota bacterium genome includes the window TGATGGGATATTCGCTCGCTGGAACGATTGTGCAGGTGGGGGCGCAGGTCGATGATTTTTCGATGGGGGAACGGGTGGCGGCTCTGGCACCGCATGCCGAGTACGTGGCTGTTGAGGTTGTCAATTCGCGCCATAAACCAGCAGTGGTATCACTGCCCGATGCGGTTACATCCGAGGCGGCAACTTTTTGGCCTCTGGCTACGAGTTCGGTGCTGTGGATGCGGGACACTGGAGCTGGTCCAGACGATACCATGGTGATTTTGGGACAAGGTCTGGTAGGGAGTTGCTGTATGCAGGTTGCGCGGCATCTGCACGATTGCCGTGTGATCGCGGTCGATGCCTTGTCCCTGCGTTGTGATTTGGCGGAACAGTTGGGTGCGAGTGCTGTGGTGAATGCGGGCGAGACCGATCCGATTGCAGCGGTGAAAGAGCTTACTGATGGTCGGGGTGCAGATGTTGTGGTTGAAGCTGTGGGGGGACGCGCGGGCGCGCAGGCATTTGCACAGGCGCAAGATATGGTGCGGGGAGGTGGGTTGTTGCAGGTTGTGGGATTGTATGAGGGCGAGCCACTGCCTCTGGATTCGTCAAAAATTCAGGGCAAACGCCTGATTGGAGGTTATCTGAATAGCGCGTACCGGCCACAGGGGTCGGATATGGCGATCCAGTTGTTGATAGAAGATAAGATCCAGACGCGGACAATGGTGACCCACCGTTTTGATTTTGAGGATGCTGCTGAAGCATTTGATTTGTTGTACACGCGGCTTGATGAGACAATGGCCGTGGTGATGGTTTGGAAGGATTAGCATGTCTTCACCTCCATCTGGCATATCCGCTCACAAGCACAGGACGAGCAAGACGGCGGCACTCGCAGCAAGTGTACGTGCGTATCATCAACAGCAGAGTAAATCCCCGGTTTTTGCCGATGATTATGCGGTTGACATGGTGCCGCTTTTCTGGCGTGTGATCGCTAAGAACAGATTGCTTGGCCGGTTCGTTGTTCACATAGTGTTCCAATCGTTCCGTCCCGTACATACCGAGGTTATCCTGCGAGCCAGATATGCCGAAGACCGTCTCATGGAGGCGATATCGGAGGGCGTTGGACAGTATGTGATCCTCGGTGCAGGTCTCGATACGTTTTCCATGCGCCACAAGGAACTCGCAGATGGCGTGCGGATATTCGAGTTGGATCATCCCGCGACCCAGGCGACGAAAGAGAAACAGGTGCGCGCGGTCAACGGCGATGTTCCGTCCAATCTGGTATTTGTTCCCATTGATTTTGAGACCGATAAGCTGAACGCGTCACTTATACGAGCGGGATTTGATCCAGAGAAGCCCGCCTTTTTTTCATGGTTGGGAACGACTTATTATCTCACAAAGGATGCGATAAGGGAGACTTTTGGTCGCGTTGCAGATGTTGCTGCGCCGGGCAGTTGCATTGTTTTCGATTATAAGCTCGCCAGGCATCTTATCCCCGAAGAGAGCTTGCCTTTTGCCGACAGGTTGGACCGATTCGTGGCTCGCCGAGGAGAACCGATGTTGTCTGTGTTTACACCCGAGGAATTGAATGACGAGATGTCGCGTATTGGTTTTGTGGAGATAGAGACCATTCCGCCCGAGGAGCAAAAACGCCTTTACCTGAAGGACAGAAGTGACCTTGTCGATCCCGCACCAAATTTTTCCTTCGCGCTGTTCGGTGTGCAGTAGCAAGATGGTGAGGTGAGGCCGAATATCAAATTGGGTACGGTTTGAGTTGGAGATTGATCATGAAGAAGGAATGTATGATAAGCACCAGACTTCCTTTGGAGTTAGTGCGTGAATTGGAATTCATTGAGAATTATGAAGAATCCACCACATCCCGGCCTTAGCATCAAAGAGAACTGTCTGGAACCCCTGGGTCTAAATGTTACCGAAGCCGCGAGGGTGTTGGGCGTAACCCGTCACACGCTTTCATGTGTACTGAATGGTCACGCGGCTATTTCACCGGAGATGGCTATTACGCCTTGTACCTCATCGAGTACAGGTGCTAAAACAACTACTCTCCCTATGTGTTGCACCACGAGTTTAAGAATATCCAATTCTGACTCGCGGTAGTCTATAAGCACATCTGCATCCGCAAGAAGCACGGTCTGACCCATTGCCATTTACCCCACCCACTCACGCACATACTTTCTCATTTCCTCACGGCTTAGCCCCAGAATCTCGGCGGCACGCCCGAGTGAAATACGCTCTTGCTCGAGTGCCTGTCGCACGAGTCGCAAGAGGCGATCCTCGACAAAGTCGTGCCGAGAGAGGCCCTCTGGCTCACCAGATCGGCTCCAGTTCCAGGCAAATTCGCTCTTATCGAGTGCCATAGGCTCATCGGTTTTTCGCAGGGTCTTGCCGAAATAGTGGCGATGCTGGCGCTGGAATGTACGCCAAATATCAGAGGTTTCACGGCCCGATTCGACCAGTCGATAGAGCACAGTTTTGTAACTCACTCGAAAGATGCGCTTGACCTTGAGGACGCGAACGAGGAGTGGGTGTCCACGGGTTTCATCCCACTCCGGTGCGAAACCTGTTTCTGGCATTAGAAAATGACTCGCAAAGGCGTCGGCCTCGCGCTCTGCCTGCACAGGGAGTTCGGTGGCGTCGCGCTGGTATTGGGCTGGGTGGAGCAATAAATGGCCAAGTTCGTGTACTGCAGTGAATATCCAGCGCTCTACCGAGATGCGATCCCAGGTATTGACCACTACGGCGGGACCGCCATCCCTCACGCCGACGCTTAGACCAAAGAAAGAGTCACTCTTCTTGTTGAGGAGGAAGATTTTTACACCATTTTCCTCAAGTAGTCCACAGATGTCGCGCACCGGCTCTCTTGGGCCGAATCCAATGGCTTCGCGTGCTGCCTGTGCGGTTTTTACCGGATTCCCCGGTTGAGAAACAGTTTTAAATCGGAAGGGGCACGACGCGTTGAGGTCATATTCGATCTGAGTGTAGGCATCGAGCCATTTTGCGACTTCGGCCAGGATCTGTGCCCGAGCATGAACCCGTGCCTGAGATCGGAATCTCACGGTCTCGAGAGGCCGTACAGGCGTCACGAGATCTCGGAGCGGAACCTGTAGTGCTTTTCCAAGAGCGGTGAGAGTACGAGCACGCGGGACGACAGTACCTCGCTCGATATTTCCGAGTGCCATCCGCGAGAGACCAGCTTTTCGGGCGAGTTCCTCCTGGGTCAACTGTCGATCCAGCCGCAGCCGGGCGATATTCGCGGCAATGTAATTTTTATCAGCCATTGTTTCCCCTTTGTACTTGACAAAGTAGTCATTTATTATATTTTTGTCAAGATGATACTTTCTTGGTGTTATTTAGGCGCGAATAGTACTCTCGATAGCGGTGTTCAACGTCGCTTATTGCCGATTTGTTAAACGAGAGTGTATTTCCACCAAGTTTACTATAGATTCGAGGTTTGCTATGAATGAAGGTTCCAAAGAACTGCGAGAACAAATGAATGTATGGCTGCCGTACATAGATGACATGCTTGCTGGAGAGGGTTTAATCCTTTCATGGCGTCCATTTATGGCCGCTTCCATAATGGTTGAGGATATCATCAAAATAGAGGGTGACTCGAAGGATGATTTTTTTATGAAGACATGGTTCGAACCAATCTATCGAACTACTTTCGATTGGTACAAGGATCGCTATGGGGAAGCTCTTGCATCTGACTCTAAACCTGTGGGCATAGGTGTCTTCACAGCACACGGTACACCCTTCGAGATTCGAGTTCCTTTGAAATTGTTAAAAACCGAAAAACCGGGCGAATCAGTTTGGGTGACGCTGCCGAATGGGGTGCTTCCAGAAGAAAATGTACGGGATTGGGTGACTACTCCACCTAATTGGTCATCTCTTTCCGCCGAAGAGTTAAGCGAGATCGATGATCAGATTACCTCTGTGGGGCAAAGAATCAGATCTATCCACATGGATCTGATATCTGTCGAGTTCAAAGATGATAAGGCTCGCGATCTTGCAGAAACGATAGAGCCTCATATCTATGAGGGAGCAAGTAAGATAGCTTCGCGGGATTATGCTGAGCTACAGTTAGCATTCTGGGAGATTCATCTTGCAACGGAAAAGGCGATGAAATTGGCTTTGATGCAGCAGGGTCTTGACGCCCCAAGGACTCACGATCTATGTGATTTAAGAGATCTATTGGCCTCGCAAGGCACGATACTCGATCAAGACACACTAAAATTACTACCGAGCCATGAAGAGGTTATTAATCTGAGGTACGGGACAGGGCAAAAGAATCTAAGTGAAGCAATGACGGCATACGAATCAATGCTCGATATTGTCTCAGCATGCACTGCATCTATGGAGAGACAATTAAAGTACGATAATCCTTCTGCCTTAATGCGAATACCTTTTTGGATGAAGGAGGACCCCTCTTAATGCTAATGCCTTAGTGGGGAAAATAGGGCTTTCTATATCTAACTATTTTAGACGTGGTCAGTTAGAAGGAACTTATGATGTATAAGTACGAAATCATTCTCTGTTGGAGCAATGCGGATGATGCTTTTGTGGGTGAAGTACCCGAGCTTCCCGGATGCATGGCTCATGGTAATACGCAAGAATCCGCTCTCAAGAATGTCAATCAAGCGATAGCTCTCTGGATTGATACCGCGAAGGAGTTCGGCGATCCAATACCGGAACCCAAGGGCGAGCGGCTGATGTTAGCGTGACCGTGATCTTTGATATTGCGAAGACCAACCTCGTGGCTATTCTGGAACAGTACGGGATTGGAGCATGCGGAGTTTGCAATCCACCTATCTTATCGTAAGGAACAATAGCCTATGAAGACGGAAGTATTGTCACAGATCGACGAACTTATTGAAACAGGCCAACTATTGACTGAGTCTTTTCAAGAGTGTGATGATGCCTTTGCCGCATCCCCATACAAGTCTAACGCATCGGAAGCAGAACTTAGAGCATTTGTGATTTCAGCATTTACCACTATAGAACAAATCGCTGACAAGGACAGCCTATACTATAAAAATACTCCTCACGATAGTGTGCCATTGCAACTTGCGATTAGCGATGAGAGGTTACTCTTTTCTACTATAACTGGCGTACTTATAGCTCTTCGCTATGCAGTTGACCATGGGTTATTGGCATCACTTGAATCCAAATTGCGTGCCAATATCCACGAGGATTTTCTTGCACAATCATTGGACCTTCTCAATGCGGATTATCATGTTGCTGCTATGGTGCTCATAGGTGGGGTCATTGAAGACCATCTCCAAAAACTAGTGCAGATACAGGGGCTTACATTGCCCAAACAAGGAAGCATTTCAAAATATAATGACCTGCTTCGCAATGATAATGTCTATAATCAACCCATGTGGCGACGTATCCAATCCATTGGAGATCTTCGCAATGATGCCGCCCACGGCAAAGGTTCAACTATTAAATTTGAAGATGTCCAAGACGCTCATACCTTCGTTAAAAGATTCATTACCGATTATCCTGCTTAATAGGCAAATACTATGAAATTCCTCTTTGAATCTAACTTTGGCTACCAACGCCGGATGAAGAGGTATCGACAATGAACAAGAAAACCCCAAAAAAATGTCTGTTCGATCTCTATCAGAACAATCCCGATGAGGCTGATTACTTATTGTTTGGCCGTGAGACATATCCCGACAGGCGAGGATTCTTGAAGAAGGCCGGGCTGGCGGTGATGGGGGCAATGGTCGGGGCAGCGATTCCTTTTCATCGCAATATTCCGGCTCATTTTATTCCTGTCGCGCTCGCTGCGGAGGATATGATTCAGGGCAAGGATGGCTTGACCGTGCTCAATGACCATCCATTGAATGCCGAAACGCCTCCGCATTTGCTTGATGACGCTATTACTCCGACAAAGAGGCATTTTATTCGCAACAATGGCATTCCGCCGGAGAATACGGACGCAGTGGGCTGGGAACTGACGATTGATGGTCTGGTGGATAATTCCATGACACTCAGCATTGATGATCTCAAACAGCGATTTGAAGTCGTTACCCGGGCACTGACACTGGAGTGTGGTGGCAATGGACGCGCCTTTTTTGAGCCTTCTGCGGACGGCAGTCAATGGACCTATGGCGCTGTGGCGTGCTCGGAGTGGACCGGGGTCCGTCTATCAGATGTTCTCAAGGCTGCTGGGGTGAAAGACAATGTGGTTTATACCGCGCATGTGGGCGCCGATACCCACGTTTCTGGTGAGGAAGGGCGGCTTCCCCTTTCGCGCGGGGTGCCGATTGAGAAGGCGATGGATGAGCACAATCTCATCGCTTTTGCTCAGAATGGCAGACCGATCCATCCTATGAACGGTGCGCCGTTGCGCCTGATCATTCCCGGTTGGTCGGGGTCATGTTCGCAGAAATGGCTGACCCGCATCTGGTTGCGCGATCAGGTCCACGATGGTCCCAAAATGACGGGAACCGATTATCGGGTGCCCAATAGGATGATAGCGCCTGGGGAGAAGGTAGATGAGAAGAACTTCGAGATTATCCACGCTATGAAGGTTAAGTCGCTAATTACAAATCCAGCTACCGGTCACAAAATGAGCGAACGGACTCTGGAAGTGCGCGGACACGCCTGGGCGGGAGACCGGATGGTTGATGCTGTCCGTCTGTCAATCGATTTTGGCGCAACATGGATTGATGCAAGAATCGACGAGCCAGTGAATGCGTATGCATGGCAGAACTGGCGGGCACAGATCGCGTTTCCCAAAGCGGGATATTACGAGATCTGGGCAAGGGCGACCGATTCGGAAGGCATAAGCCAACCGCACGCGATTGCCTGGAATCCGAAGGGGTATCTCAATAATTCGATGCATCGGGTTGCGGTGGTCGTTAGTTAGGGTTTTAGATTATTACGAAAAAACAGGAGCAATTATGGAGAATGGATTTTTTAAGGGTCATGGATTGGGCAATGATTATCTGGTGATAGATCCAAAGGAGTTGACGTTTGAATTGACGCCCGAGCGTATTGAGAAAATCTGTGATCGCAATTGGGGGGTGGGGAGCGATGGCATTTTGACATTGGAAGCGTCTGACCGCGCGGATTTTGGGTTGCGGATATGGAATCCGGATGGCAGTGAAGCGGAGAAATCGGGCAATGGGCTGAGGATTTTTGCGCGGTATTTGCATGCCACTGGTAAGTTGGACAAGACGTCATTCTCCGTCGATACGCCGGGGGGATTGGTGCATATTGATTTGCATATCGACGAATGGGGCGATGCGAGTGCTGCGACAGTAGAGATGGGGGAGGCGACGTTTGAACCAGAGGCATTGCCCTGTTCGCTCGGGGTGGAAGAACTGATCGAACAGCCGATTACTGCTGCTGGCGAGGATATGGTGTTTACGGGTGTGAGTGTGGGCAATCCCCATTGTGTGGTGTTTAAGCCGAGGGGCGAGGTGTGGTCGCGCGATGATTTGTTGCGCCTGGGACCTGAATTGGAGAACCACGAAATTTTTCCGAGGCGAACCAATGTACAGTTGGTCGTGCCCACGGGTGACCAAAAGATTTTCATTTTGATCTGGGAACGCGGTGCAGGCGAAACGCAGGCGTCGGGGTCTTCGTCATGTGCTGCGGCAAGTGCTGCGGTGCGTTTGGGATTGGTG containing:
- a CDS encoding ImmA/IrrE family metallo-endopeptidase; protein product: MADKNYIAANIARLRLDRQLTQEELARKAGLSRMALGNIERGTVVPRARTLTALGKALQVPLRDLVTPVRPLETVRFRSQARVHARAQILAEVAKWLDAYTQIEYDLNASCPFRFKTVSQPGNPVKTAQAAREAIGFGPREPVRDICGLLEENGVKIFLLNKKSDSFFGLSVGVRDGGPAVVVNTWDRISVERWIFTAVHELGHLLLHPAQYQRDATELPVQAEREADAFASHFLMPETGFAPEWDETRGHPLLVRVLKVKRIFRVSYKTVLYRLVESGRETSDIWRTFQRQHRHYFGKTLRKTDEPMALDKSEFAWNWSRSGEPEGLSRHDFVEDRLLRLVRQALEQERISLGRAAEILGLSREEMRKYVREWVG
- a CDS encoding sulfite oxidase, with amino-acid sequence MNKKTPKKCLFDLYQNNPDEADYLLFGRETYPDRRGFLKKAGLAVMGAMVGAAIPFHRNIPAHFIPVALAAEDMIQGKDGLTVLNDHPLNAETPPHLLDDAITPTKRHFIRNNGIPPENTDAVGWELTIDGLVDNSMTLSIDDLKQRFEVVTRALTLECGGNGRAFFEPSADGSQWTYGAVACSEWTGVRLSDVLKAAGVKDNVVYTAHVGADTHVSGEEGRLPLSRGVPIEKAMDEHNLIAFAQNGRPIHPMNGAPLRLIIPGWSGSCSQKWLTRIWLRDQVHDGPKMTGTDYRVPNRMIAPGEKVDEKNFEIIHAMKVKSLITNPATGHKMSERTLEVRGHAWAGDRMVDAVRLSIDFGATWIDARIDEPVNAYAWQNWRAQIAFPKAGYYEIWARATDSEGISQPHAIAWNPKGYLNNSMHRVAVVVS
- a CDS encoding class I SAM-dependent methyltransferase — translated: MSSPPSGISAHKHRTSKTAALAASVRAYHQQQSKSPVFADDYAVDMVPLFWRVIAKNRLLGRFVVHIVFQSFRPVHTEVILRARYAEDRLMEAISEGVGQYVILGAGLDTFSMRHKELADGVRIFELDHPATQATKEKQVRAVNGDVPSNLVFVPIDFETDKLNASLIRAGFDPEKPAFFSWLGTTYYLTKDAIRETFGRVADVAAPGSCIVFDYKLARHLIPEESLPFADRLDRFVARRGEPMLSVFTPEELNDEMSRIGFVEIETIPPEEQKRLYLKDRSDLVDPAPNFSFALFGVQ
- a CDS encoding type II toxin-antitoxin system HicB family antitoxin; translation: MYKYEIILCWSNADDAFVGEVPELPGCMAHGNTQESALKNVNQAIALWIDTAKEFGDPIPEPKGERLMLA
- the dapF gene encoding diaminopimelate epimerase, coding for MENGFFKGHGLGNDYLVIDPKELTFELTPERIEKICDRNWGVGSDGILTLEASDRADFGLRIWNPDGSEAEKSGNGLRIFARYLHATGKLDKTSFSVDTPGGLVHIDLHIDEWGDASAATVEMGEATFEPEALPCSLGVEELIEQPITAAGEDMVFTGVSVGNPHCVVFKPRGEVWSRDDLLRLGPELENHEIFPRRTNVQLVVPTGDQKIFILIWERGAGETQASGSSSCAAASAAVRLGLVASPVTVEAPGGTLMIDVDEAFNLTMAGPVAEVARGTLSPSFLREIGV
- a CDS encoding zinc-binding dehydrogenase; this encodes MKRVIKPEGAYHVEIEEVPLPEIRQTEVLIRTERTLISRGSEIWRRYVREEAIDHQMMGYSLAGTIVQVGAQVDDFSMGERVAALAPHAEYVAVEVVNSRHKPAVVSLPDAVTSEAATFWPLATSSVLWMRDTGAGPDDTMVILGQGLVGSCCMQVARHLHDCRVIAVDALSLRCDLAEQLGASAVVNAGETDPIAAVKELTDGRGADVVVEAVGGRAGAQAFAQAQDMVRGGGLLQVVGLYEGEPLPLDSSKIQGKRLIGGYLNSAYRPQGSDMAIQLLIEDKIQTRTMVTHRFDFEDAAEAFDLLYTRLDETMAVVMVWKD